The Desulfobulbus propionicus DSM 2032 DNA segment GGCGGCGGCGGCGTGGTTTCTGACCCAGGGGGCTCGGGTGGGGGTCGGCGATTCCCCCTCCTTTGGGAGCGCGCGCGCGGTGCTCGCGGCCATCGGCGCCTTGCCGAGGTTGCAGCGACTCAGCGTGCCGATTGTCGAATTTCGGCACAAACGGCCGATCAAGCTGCCGAGCGGCCGGGAAGCACCCTTGGCCACGGCGGCCCTGGATTGCGATTTTCTGGTGAATCTGCCGAAAATCAAGGCTCATTCGCAAATGCGCCTGACCCTGGCGGTGAAGAATTATTTCGGCTGCGTGCTGGGGTTCCACAAACCCTGGTGGCACATGATCCATGGCGGTAGCCACGAACCTTTTGCCCGGCTGCTGGTGGATCTGCTGACCGTTCTTCCACCCGGCTGTTCCCTGGTGGACGGGATCATGGCCATGCACGGCACCGGTCCCATCCATGGTGGCCCCTACCCCCTGGGGCTGCTTGCGGCGGCAACCAATCCCGTGGCGGTCGATACCGCGCTGCTGGCCGTGCTGGGGGTTGATCCTCGGCGCTGTCCGCTGTGGTTGGCGGCCCATGGGGCAGGAATCAGGGGTACCAGGGAGGAGGAACTGTCCTTTACGCTGCTTGCCCCTGGTGCGTTTGCGGTGGACGATTTCATTGTTCCCGAGGAGTTGGCCCCGGTGCGCTTCAATCCCGTGCGGTTCGTCAAGAGTTCGCTGCAACGGGCGCTGCTCCGTGTGCTTGGCTGAGGAGCAGTCGATGGAAGGTGTTTAATTGCAACGCATAATCAGCCGCCTGTGGCGGCGTCATAGACCAAGGAAGAGTATATGATTGATTTACAAGGAAAAGTGGCTCTGGTGACCGGCGGCTCGCGCGGGATCGGCAAATCTTTGGCGCAGCGGCTGGCCGCTCGGGGTGCCGAGGTGGTGATCAACTATGTCCGCCACCGGACCAATGCCAATGAGGTGGTGGCAGAGATCGAAAAGAGTGGTGGCCGGTGCGTGGCGCTCCGGGCCAATCTGGCCGACGAGGACGATATTGCCGCCATGTTTGCGGAGATCCGCAGCCGGTATTCCCGCCTGGATATCATCGTGTCCAATGCCGCCTCCGGTGTGCTCAAGCCGGTGGCCGAGTTGCGGGGGCGCCATTGGGATTGGGCGGTCAATATCAATGCCCGCGCCCTGATGCTGATCACCCAACAGGCCTTGCCGATGATGACCGCTGGCGGCCGGATCATCGCCATCTCGTCGATCGGCGCGGTCCGCGCCGTGTCCAACTATACCGTGGTGGGCGCCTCCAAGGGGGCTTTGGAATCACTGGTCCGCCATTTGGCAGTGGAACTCGGCCCCCTGGGAATCACCGTCAATACGGTCAGCGCCGGAGTCGTGGAGACCGATGCGTTGAAGAAATTCCCCAATCGGGAAGAGATCATCGCCACGGCCATGGCCCGCACGCCGCTGGGCCGCCTGACCCTGCCCGAGGATGTGGCGAACCTGACCCTGTTTTTGTGCAGCGACATGGCCAGCATGATTCATGGCCAAACCCTGGTGGTCGATGGCGGCTACGCCATTCATGGGTGAGTGTTTTTCAAGAGCCGCCAGCAAAACTCGAAACAGCAGATGGCTGTCAAATAGAGCAGAACGGCGGTGACCAGCGAGGGCCAGCCAACCGCCGTACTGTGACACCACTGCTGAATCGGCCGAAATAGAGCGGCGCCGAATCCGGAGGCGTGCAACATCCAGAATCCGGGAAAAGTGCATCCAACGATCAGGTAAAAGCCGCGACGGAGAAGGGCCATGGGGTGTCAGCTGGGGTTGTGGGAACGGGAGAATTATGACGATACGTCCTTGACTATAAGCCGAAGGCGTGGCCACGCTCAATCCTTTTTACGGAAAAGACCGTCCCCAGGTCGCGTTCCGGGAATTTGCGTTGAATAGTTTTGCGTAAGCATGTATTTTTCGTCTTTTTTATTTCCATCATCCAGTTCGATTCTGCATTGATCGCCCGCACGGATCCCGCCTGATGTCGTGATGCCGCCGACACGGTCCGGGGCTGTTTGCTCGCCGGTTTATCTTTTTCAACTCCACAAGGAGAACTTGTAATGTCCACACATCTTTTTACCTCGGAATCCGTTTCCGAAGGCCATCCCGACAAGGTGGCCGATCAGATTTCCGACGCCATCCTTGACGCCATCCTCACTCAGGACAAACACGCCCGCGTGGCCTGCGAGACGCTGGTGACCACCGGCATGGCCCTGATCGCCGGCGAGATCACCACCGCCGCCTGGGTCGACATGCCCCAGATCGTCCGCGAAACCATCCGCGAGATCGGCTACAATTCCTCGGACATGGGCTTTGATTGGCAGTCGTGCGCGGTGCTGACCTCCATTGACAAGCAATCCGCGGATATTGCCCAGGGCGTCAACGAAGGCACGGGACTCGACCTTGATCAAGGCGCCGGCGACCAGGGATTGATGTTCGGCTATGCCTGCGATGAGACCAACGTGCTCATGCCCATGCCCATTACCTATGCCCACTATCTGACCAAACGCCAGGCCGAGGTGCGCAAATCCGGCCGCCTGCCGTGGCTGCGCCCGGATGCCAAGAGTCAGGTGACCATTCAGTATGTCGACAACATCCCCCAGCGGATCGAGGCGGTGGTGCTCTCCACCCAGCATAGCCCGGACATCAGCTATGACAATCTCAAGGAGGCGGTGATGGAGGAGATCATCAAGCCGGTATTGCCGGCCCAGATGATCGATGCCCAGACTAAATTTTTCATCAACCCCACCGGCCGCTTTGTCATCGGTGGTCCGGTTGGCGACTGCGGAGTCACCGGCCGCAAGATTATCGTCGATTCCTACGGCGGCCGCGGATCGCACGGCGGCGGTGCCTTTTCCGGCAAGGATCCGTCCAAGGTCGACCGGTCCTCCTCCTACATGGGCCGCTATGTGGCCAAGAACATCGTGGCCGCCGGCCTGGCCACCGAAGTCGAGGTCCAGGTGGCTTATGCCATCGGTATTTCCAAGCCGGTCTCGATCAATGTCAAGACCTTTGGTACCGGCAAAATTTCCGAGGATCGGCTGATCGAGGTGGTGGGCAAGGTGTTTGACCTGCGCCCCAAGGCCATCATTCAGCAGTTGGATCTGCTGCGGCCGATTTACCATAAAACAGCGGCCTACGGTCATTTTGGCCGAGAGTTGCCGGAATTTACCTGGGAACGGACCGACAAGGTCGATGCCCTGCGCGACGCGGCCGGGTTGTAATATCGAGAAGCATTTGTGGGTCCCGATCGGGGAGCCAAGGAGTACACATGACGGATTATAAAGTAGCGGATATGAACCTGGCCGAGTGGGGCCGCAAAGAGATCGCCATTGCCGAGACCGAAATGCCCGGCCTGATGGCCCTGCGCGAGGAATTCGGGGCCAGCAAGCCGCTGGCCGGGGCGCGCATTGCCGGTTGCCTGCACATGACCATTCAGACGGCGGTGCTGATGGAAACGCTGGTCCATCTGGGGGCCGAGCTGCGCTGGTCCTCGTGCAACATCTTTTCCACCCAGGACCATGCGGCCGCGGCCATGGCCGCCGCCGGTATTCCCACCTTCGCCTGGAAGGGCGAGACCGAGGAAGAGTTCTGGTGGTGCATCGACCGGACCATCTTTGGCCCGGACAACTGGCGGCCCAACATGCTGCTGGATGACGGCGGCGACCTGACCCTGGTGATGCACCAGAAGTATCCGGAACTGATGCAAGCGGTGCGCGGCATCTCCGAGGAGACCACCACCGGCGTCCACCGTCTCTACGAGATGACCAAGCAGGGCACCCTGCTGGCCCCGGCCTTCAATGTCAACGATTCGGTGACCAAGTCGAAGTTCGACAACCTCTACGGCTGCCGCGAATCGCTGATCGACGGGGTCAAACGGGGCACCGACGTGATGATTGCCGGCAAGATCGCGGTGGTCGTCGGCTACGGCGACGTCGGCAAGGGTTGTGCCCAGGCCCTGCGCGGCATGGGAGCCACGGTGCTGATCACCGAGATCGATCCCATCTGCGCCCTGCAGGCGGCCATGGAAGGATACCGGGTGGTGACCATGGAGGAAGCCGCGCCCCTGGGCAACATTTTTGTCACCTGCACCGGCAACCTGCGGGTGATCACTCGCGCCCACATGGAGGCCATGCCGGATCAGGCCATTGTCTGCAACATCGGCCATTTCGACTCGGAGATCGATATCGCCTCCATCCGCAGCCTGCCTTGGGAGAATATCAAGCCCCAGGTCGACCATGTGATCTTCCCCGACGGCAAGCGGCTGATCCTGCTGGCCGAGGGGCGGCTGGTCAATCTGGGCTGCGCCACCGGTCATCCCAGTTTCGTGATGAGCAACTCCTTCACCAACCAGGTGCTGGCCCAGATGGAACTCTGGCAGCATCCGGGTAAGTACGAGAAGAAGGTGTATTTCCTGCCCAAGCAGCTCGACGAGAAGGTGGCCCGGCTGCATTTGGCCAAGATAGGGGTCAAGTTGACTCAGTTGACCCAGGAGCAGGCCGACTACATCGGCGTGGACATCAATGGGCCGTTCAAGCCGGAGCATTACCGGTATTGATCGTCCGGATTGTTCAGGAGGAAACGGGGCAGGGTGGATGTCACCCTGCCTTTTTTTGTGGAGAGGGAACCAATGGCGCGAGAGGCACGAATAACAGTGATCGGCGGCGGCCTTGCGGGGTGCGAGGCGGCTTGGCAGGCAGCGGCGCAGGGGGTGGCGGTCGAGCTGTATGAGATGAAGCCGCATCGCTTCAGTCCGGCCCATGAACTGCCGCAGTTGGGGGAGTTGGTCTGTTCCAATTCCCTGCGTTCGAATGCCGTGGATTCCGCCGCCGGCTTGCTCAAGGAGGAGATGCGCCGGCTGGATTCGTTGGTGATGCGCGCGGCCGACAGCACCGCCGTGCCCGCTGGCACCGCCCTGGCGGTTGATCGGCGTCAGTTTGCCGCCGCGCTCACCGCCGCCATCGAAGCCCATCCGCTGATCACCGTGCATCGCCGGGAGGTGGAGTGCATTCCCGAACCCTGCGACGGTCCGGTGGTGCTGGCCGCGGGTCCGCTGCTTGCCGGTTCCCTGGCCGAGCAACTGCAAACACTGGTGGGCGGCGGGCAGCTCGCCTTTTATGACGCCATCGCCCCGATCGTCGATGCCGACAGCCTCGACCGGGAGATTGTTTACCGCAAATCGCGCTGGGATGACGAGGGGCCGGGCGACTATCTCAACTGCCCCATGAACCGGGAACAGTACGAGCAGTTCATCGGCCTGCTCGCCTCAGCGCAGACCGTGGCCCTGCACGCGTTTGAGGATCCCAAGTATTTCGAAGGCTGCCTGCCCATCGAGGTGATGTGCGCCCGAGGGGCCGATACCCTGCGCTTCGGGCCGATGAAGCCGGTCGGTCTGGCCCACCCGGTGACCGGCGAGAAACCCCATGCGGTGGTCCAGCTGCGGGCCGAGAACCGCGAAGGTACCGCCTACAATCTGGTCGGTTTTCAGACCAAACTGACCTATCCCGAGCAACAGCGGGTTTTTCGGACCATTCCCGGCCTGGAGCGGGCGGTTTTTCTCCGTCTTGGTTCCATCCATCGCAACACCTTTGTCTGTGCGCCGCGGGTGCTGGCACCCACCCTGGAGACACGGCGGGTAGCGGGGCTGTTTGTCGCCGGC contains these protein-coding regions:
- the trmFO gene encoding methylenetetrahydrofolate--tRNA-(uracil(54)-C(5))-methyltransferase (FADH(2)-oxidizing) TrmFO, which translates into the protein MAREARITVIGGGLAGCEAAWQAAAQGVAVELYEMKPHRFSPAHELPQLGELVCSNSLRSNAVDSAAGLLKEEMRRLDSLVMRAADSTAVPAGTALAVDRRQFAAALTAAIEAHPLITVHRREVECIPEPCDGPVVLAAGPLLAGSLAEQLQTLVGGGQLAFYDAIAPIVDADSLDREIVYRKSRWDDEGPGDYLNCPMNREQYEQFIGLLASAQTVALHAFEDPKYFEGCLPIEVMCARGADTLRFGPMKPVGLAHPVTGEKPHAVVQLRAENREGTAYNLVGFQTKLTYPEQQRVFRTIPGLERAVFLRLGSIHRNTFVCAPRVLAPTLETRRVAGLFVAGQLSGVEGYIESASMGLLAGINAGRLALGKKPLVPPPATAHGALIQHLIASDPLHFQPSNVNFGLFPPLAGRKIAKKERGRLRAELALAEIAQWRRQVVEG
- the ahcY gene encoding adenosylhomocysteinase; this translates as MTDYKVADMNLAEWGRKEIAIAETEMPGLMALREEFGASKPLAGARIAGCLHMTIQTAVLMETLVHLGAELRWSSCNIFSTQDHAAAAMAAAGIPTFAWKGETEEEFWWCIDRTIFGPDNWRPNMLLDDGGDLTLVMHQKYPELMQAVRGISEETTTGVHRLYEMTKQGTLLAPAFNVNDSVTKSKFDNLYGCRESLIDGVKRGTDVMIAGKIAVVVGYGDVGKGCAQALRGMGATVLITEIDPICALQAAMEGYRVVTMEEAAPLGNIFVTCTGNLRVITRAHMEAMPDQAIVCNIGHFDSEIDIASIRSLPWENIKPQVDHVIFPDGKRLILLAEGRLVNLGCATGHPSFVMSNSFTNQVLAQMELWQHPGKYEKKVYFLPKQLDEKVARLHLAKIGVKLTQLTQEQADYIGVDINGPFKPEHYRY
- the metK gene encoding methionine adenosyltransferase, producing MSTHLFTSESVSEGHPDKVADQISDAILDAILTQDKHARVACETLVTTGMALIAGEITTAAWVDMPQIVRETIREIGYNSSDMGFDWQSCAVLTSIDKQSADIAQGVNEGTGLDLDQGAGDQGLMFGYACDETNVLMPMPITYAHYLTKRQAEVRKSGRLPWLRPDAKSQVTIQYVDNIPQRIEAVVLSTQHSPDISYDNLKEAVMEEIIKPVLPAQMIDAQTKFFINPTGRFVIGGPVGDCGVTGRKIIVDSYGGRGSHGGGAFSGKDPSKVDRSSSYMGRYVAKNIVAAGLATEVEVQVAYAIGISKPVSINVKTFGTGKISEDRLIEVVGKVFDLRPKAIIQQLDLLRPIYHKTAAYGHFGRELPEFTWERTDKVDALRDAAGL
- the fabL gene encoding enoyl-[acyl-carrier-protein] reductase FabL, with the translated sequence MIDLQGKVALVTGGSRGIGKSLAQRLAARGAEVVINYVRHRTNANEVVAEIEKSGGRCVALRANLADEDDIAAMFAEIRSRYSRLDIIVSNAASGVLKPVAELRGRHWDWAVNINARALMLITQQALPMMTAGGRIIAISSIGAVRAVSNYTVVGASKGALESLVRHLAVELGPLGITVNTVSAGVVETDALKKFPNREEIIATAMARTPLGRLTLPEDVANLTLFLCSDMASMIHGQTLVVDGGYAIHG
- a CDS encoding DUF362 domain-containing protein — protein: MAHPTYEQSLMAAVDRLLVPCFAGVNLRGARVVLKPNLITTTNGHLSCTDGRLIEAAAAWFLTQGARVGVGDSPSFGSARAVLAAIGALPRLQRLSVPIVEFRHKRPIKLPSGREAPLATAALDCDFLVNLPKIKAHSQMRLTLAVKNYFGCVLGFHKPWWHMIHGGSHEPFARLLVDLLTVLPPGCSLVDGIMAMHGTGPIHGGPYPLGLLAAATNPVAVDTALLAVLGVDPRRCPLWLAAHGAGIRGTREEELSFTLLAPGAFAVDDFIVPEELAPVRFNPVRFVKSSLQRALLRVLG